GACGGAGGCGATGCGCAGGGCGTAGCACTTCTTGCCGAGCAGGGCGTTGCCGCCGTAGCCGGAGCCGTAGGACCAGATCTCGCGGCTCTCGGGGAAGTGCGAGATGTACTTGGTGCTGTTGCACGGCCAGGGGACGTCCGCCTCGCCCTCCGCGAGGGGCGCGCCGAGGGTGTGCACGGCCTTCACGAAGAAGCCGTCGGTGCCGAGCTCGTCCAGGACCGGCTGTCCCATGCGGGTCATGGTGCGCATGGAGACCGCGACATACGCCGAGTCGGTGATCTCGACGCCGATCGCGGAGAGGTCCGAGCCGAGGGGGCCCATGCAGAACGGGACGACGTACATCGTCCGGCCCTTCATGGAGCCGCGGAAGACGCCCTTCTCGCCGGCGAAGATCTCCCGCATCTCGGCGGGGGCCTTCCAGTGGTTGGTCGGGCCCGCGTCCTCCTCCTTCTCGGAGCAGATGAAGGTGCGGTCCTCGACGCGCGCGACGTCGGTCGGGTCGGAGGCCGCGTAGTAGGAGTTGGGGCGCTTGATCGGGTCGAGCCTCTTGAAGGTGCCCTTCGCCACGAGCTCCTCGCTCAGGCGCTCGTACTCCGCCTCGGATCCGTCACACCAGACCACGTTGTCCGGCTGGGTCAGTTCGGCGATCTCGTTCACCCACGAGATCAGTTCCTTGTGCTGGGTGGGGATGACGGGGGGAGCCGCGATGTCGCGCGCCACGATTGCTCCTTGATGAGGGATTTTTTGTTTGGAGGCCCCGTGGGGGCTGCGACCCGGATGCTTCTCGGTGGAGACCTTGGCGCTCATCCGGTGCCGACCGCACTCATTTGATCATCCGACGCTACCGCCCATCTGTCCAGAGGGCATCACAGGTGAGCGGAGTGAGGATTGCCACGTGACGCGCTGTTGCCGGAGCGCTTCTTTGCGTGCACGTTGGGTTCACTTGGGAGTTCTTTGCCAAGGCCTCCGGCGCGTCAACTGCCGTGAGATGATGGCCACTCCCGGCCGGTTATCAGCTCTTCCTCATCCGCGACTTACGGGTCCGTAGGTACGATGCGGAACATGACTGCGTCCGCCTCCGACGCGCCCCTGGACCCCTCGGCCGCCGGCCGCGGTCCTGTAGCGCACTCCCTGTCGCAAGAGATCAAGCCGAAGCTCAGGGGCTGGCTGCATCTCGGCATGTTCCCGGCCGTACTCATCGCGGGCCTGGTGCTCACCGCGCTCGCGGACTCGACCCGGGGCCGGGTCGCCTGCGGGATCTTCGCCCTGACCGCCTGCCTGCTGTTCGGCGTCAGCGCCCTCTACCACCGGGGCAACTGGAGCCCGCGCATGGACGGCGTCCTGCGCAGACTCGATCACGCCAACATCTTCCTGATCATCGCGGGCACCTACACCCCGCTGACCTTGCTGCTCCTGCCCGGAAGCAAGGGGCAGTGGCTGCTCTGGGGCATCTGGGGCGCCGCGCTGGCCGGAATCGCCTTCCGGGTCTTCTGGGTCGGC
This DNA window, taken from Streptomyces sp. NBC_00663, encodes the following:
- the trhA gene encoding PAQR family membrane homeostasis protein TrhA, which gives rise to MTASASDAPLDPSAAGRGPVAHSLSQEIKPKLRGWLHLGMFPAVLIAGLVLTALADSTRGRVACGIFALTACLLFGVSALYHRGNWSPRMDGVLRRLDHANIFLIIAGTYTPLTLLLLPGSKGQWLLWGIWGAALAGIAFRVFWVGAPRWLYTPCYIAMGWAAVFFLPDFMRTGGIAVLVLVIVGGLLYSAGGVIYGIKRPNPSPRFFGFHEVFHSLTLAAFVVHYVGISMVAYQHG